One Glycine soja cultivar W05 chromosome 2, ASM419377v2, whole genome shotgun sequence genomic region harbors:
- the LOC114376042 gene encoding uncharacterized protein LOC114376042 yields the protein MDRSWMKRPRITEEYENGVEDFLQFAKQNAPDFHGVYFCPCVKCLNGRRQSLDDIRTHLICDGICPTYTRWIWHGELSEMSSTPGNVGVHEEVGDHIKDMLRDLGQEGFRQTHAPYYEKLDNDSKTPLYVECTKYTRLSGVLALVNLKVRFGWSDKSFNELLLLLKNMLPEDNTLPKNHYEAKKILCPVGMEYQKIHACPNDCILYRHEYAELRNCPTCGVSRYKVNSNDCGEDATTYKDRPSKVCWYLPVIPRFKRLFANAEDAKNLTWHADGMIKDGLLRHPTDSPQWKTIDQLYPEFSQDPRNLRVGLASDGMNPFGNLSCNHSSWPVLLIIYNLPPWLCIKRKYIMMSMMIAGPRQPGNDIDVYLAPLIEDLRKLWVEGVDVYDGNAHETFKLRALIFCTINDFPAYGNLSGYSVKGHHACPICEKDTSYIQIKHGKKTVYTRHRRFLKPFHPYRRMKKAFNGTSEIDSAPIPLSGVEVLDRQLLSVAIRGILPDKVRVAITRLCFFFNAICSKVIDPKQLDDLENEASIIICQLEMYFPPAFFDIMVHLVVHLVREIRFCGPVYLRWMYPVERYMKVLKSYTKNQYRPEASIVERYVAEETIEFCSDYIENASPVGLPLSRHESSHQGRGTRGFNVVTMDRQQLSQAHLYVLNNTAEVIPYIDAHKEYVTTCHPTMNMMRVLQEHNKSFVNWFRKTIFASDNASKTLSLLVVGPNLNVLTWKGYDINNYSFYTKSQDDNSTIQNCGVTIDAHSEHFSSALDNHPIRASMPYYGLIKEIWELDYGEFRVPVFKCQ from the exons ATGGATCGGAGTTGGATGAAAAGACCACGCATAACTGAAGAGTACGAGAATGGGGTTGAAGATTTCTTGCAATTTGCCAAACAAAATGCTCCAGACTTTCATGGGGTATACTTCTGTCCATGTGTGAAATGTTTGAATGGTCGACGGCAATCTTTGGATGACATTAGAACACATCTGATATGTGATGGTATCTGTCCTACTTATACAagatggatatggcatggtgagttATCAGAAATGTCATCAACCCCTGGAAATGTTGGAGTTCATGAAGAAGTTGGTGATCATATAAAAGACATGCTACGCGATCTTGGACAAGAGGGTTTTAGGCAAACACATGCACCATATTATGAAAAGTTAGATAATGATTCAAAGACACCGTTGTATGTCGAATGCACTAAGTATACACGGTTGTCAGGGGTGTTAGCTTTGGTGAATTTGAAAGTaagatttgggtggagtgacaaaagcttcaacGAATTACTGTTGTTATTGAAGAATATGCTTCCTGAAGATAACACGCTACCGAAGAATCATTACGAAGCAAAGAAGATATTATGTCCTGTTGGAATGGAATACCAAAAAATACATGCTTGCCCTAACGATTGTATCTTGTATAGGCATGAGTATGCTGAACTGCGCAACTGCCCTACATGTGGCGTGTCACGCTACAAAGTGAATTCCAACGATTGCGGTGAAGATGCAACCACATACAAAGATCGTCCATCTAAAGTTTGTTGGTATCTTCCagtaataccaaggtttaagcgattgTTTGCTAATGCAGAAGACGCGAAAAATCTAACATGGCATGCTGATGGCATGATCAAAGATGGATTGCTCCGTCATCCTACTGATTCTCCTCAATGGAAAACAATTGATCAGCTGTATCCAGAGTTTAGCCAAGATCCCAGAAACCTAAGGGTTGGTCTTGCTtcggatggaatgaatccatttgGAAACTTAAGCTGCAATCATAGTTCGTGGCCTGTTTTGCTAATAATCTACAACctccctccttggttgtgcatcaaGCGGAAGTACATTATGATGTCTATGATGATAGCTGGTccaagacaaccaggaaatgacattgatgtgtaTCTTgctcccttgattgaagacctcAGAAAATTGTGGGTAGAAGGGGTTGATGTGTATGATGGGAATGCTCATGAGACCTTCAAGTTGCGTGCCTTgatattttgtaccattaatgactttccagcatatggtaATTTGAGTGGATATAGTGTGAAAGGCCACCATGCATGTCCCATATGTGAGAAAGACACAAGTTACATCCAAATAAAGCATGGCAAAAAGACAGTGTATACAAGACACCGAAgatttttaaaaccttttcaCCCATATAGGCGAATGAAGAAAGCCTTTAATGGGACATCTGAGATTGACAGTGCACCGATTCCTTTGTCAGGTGTTGAAGTTCTTGATCGG CAATTATTGTCTGTTGCCATTCGTGGTATATTGCCTGACAAAGTAAGGGTTGCAATAACTcgattgtgttttttcttcaatgccatctGTAGCAAAGTCATCGACCCGAAACAGTTGGATGATTTGGAAAATGAGGCTTCGATTATCATttgtcagttggagatgtattttccaccAGCCTTTTTTGACATAATGGTTCACTTGGTTGTTCATCTGGTTCGAGAAATACGGTTTTGCGGGCCCGTGTATCTGCGATGGATGTATCCGGTGGAGCGGTACATGAAGGTATTGAAAAGTTATACCAAGAATCAATATCGGCCAGAAGCAagcattgttgaaaggtacgtGGCAGAAGAaactattgagttttgttctgACTACATTGAAAATGCTTCACCTGTGGGTCTTCCTCTAAGCCGTCACGAGTCTAGCCACCAAGGTAGGGGGACACGAGGATTCAATGTTGTAACCATGGATCGCCAACAACTGTCACAAGCACATTTATATGTACTAAACAACACAGCTGAAGTTATACCATACATAGATGCTCACAAAGAATATGTTACAACTTGTCACCCAACCATGAATATGATGCGTGTGTTGCAAGAGCACAATAAGAGTTTCGTCAATTGGTTTAGAAAAACAATATTTGCTAGCGACAACGCTTCTAAGACATTATCATTGTTAGTTGTTGGGCCTAATCTCAATGTCTTAACTTGGAAGGGGTATGATATCAACAATTATTCTTTCTACACAAAATCCCAGGATGATAACAGCACTATACAAAACTGTGGAGTAACGATTGATGCTCATTCGGAGCACTTTAGTAGTGCATTAGATAATCATCCTATTCGAGCATCCATGCCTTATTatggactaattaaggaaatctGGGAGCTTGATTATGGTGAATTTAGAGTGCCTGTTTTCAAGTGCCAATAG